The nucleotide window CCAGAAGGCAAGCGGCAAGACGCTCGATATGTCCGGCAATACGGTCAATGCGACGGCTTCGGTCGGCGACGTAGGCAACGGAATTTCGTCAGCCAGCAATGTTCAGACACTCGTGCGCGTAGGTATCCGGCAAACGTTCTAGAAGCATGGTGACAGGAGAGCGCTCGTCCAGGAGCGCTATCTTGCGGCTGTCGGCGAATTGAGAAAGGTTGCGCAGACGCATGCGGAATCGTAGCCGCGGTCCAGGCGCCTTCGCCAGCCAGTCGATGCCAATGTTTGCCATATGAAGAGCCCCGGACAATCGGAATGCAGGTTCGGCGTTCGGCCATTGGCGGGTGCCACTGGCGGGTCTACCCGCTTGCTCCGCGCTGCCTTGGCGCGGGGGCAATTTCCGCAACGACGCCGAATAGACTCAGGCTAACCATTTCGCCGTCGAAGATCAGGATGGCGGAAACGGGGTGGACCATAGATTTGGCACGTGGACGCCGTTCGGTTCTGGGGGCCTCCAGCCAGCCACGCGCCCCGGAGAGAGGGCGGCGTCCATTCCATCTCGGCCGCTCTACGTCCAATGGGCCCGGATGCAATCGGCCGCCTTCTCATAAGACCATTGCTTGATTCCCCACCGACCCGTGCAGTAGGTGAGTACCCATCGCGCCGAACGTTCGGGCGTTCATCACCAACCGGTTCGGCACCGAGCCATCTCACTGTGCCCGAACTTCGATGGAGACCCGCCTGTCCGGTTGCAGGCAAGCAATGACTGCCCTGCTCTCGCTCTCCGGACATTGCGTTGTTGAATCGCGGGAGCCCACTCCTGTTGCGTGAATCACCTCACCGTCGAGCCCGTGCTTGATCATGTATTCCCGTACCGTCTGTGCACGCGCCAGTGACAACGGCTGGTTGACCGTGTCTGGCCCAAGGCGATCGGTATGGCCTACGACCGAAATGAACTGAACACCCGTTCGCTGCTTGATCCGCGCGACGACCTGCTCGAGATTGACCGCCCCGCCCGGCAATATCGAAGTCAGGCTCGACTGCCCGAAAGCAAATAGGGTATCGGTTTGCAGCACGAATTGATCAACCGTTTGCGCCACAGGCACGAGCGGCTGCGAGGCCGCTGCAGCCGGGGTGTCCGGCGGGTCACCGCACGCGAAGGTGAGCCGCCGCGTGACATCGGCTTCGTCATTATCCGGCTGCAGACGTCCAACTCTCTGCACCGCGCGAACCGGTTCTCCGTGACATATCCGCTGGGCCACCTTCATGCAGGTAGCAGGTCCTTCCAATATCCCATGACATTCGACCTGATGAAGCCTGGAGCCGTCCGCCGCCGTAACCGTATACGCATTGAACGTCGGCCCGGAGGCACTCGAACATCCGACAAGCAAAACCACGCTCAGCGATAAACTCCATCCAGAAAGCCACTTCATTGTGTTCTCCATACTGTTTTTTCGTCCGCGCGCTTTGGCGCATGATCAGGTTGTTTGCACTTGAGCGAAGACGTCCGCGCTCTACCATTGCATGGCCGCACCCATTCCGAAGGTCGTGCCGCCCGGGCTCATACCAACGCCTGCTTTCATCTTGATGTTCTCGGTGATACGAGCCGTTCCGCCCAGCGCGACGGCCTGATAACCGCGGAACCCCGCGGTGCCGATGCCAAATGACAGGGTTTTGTCCTTGTCGACCTCCGGAATCATTGTCAATGCCGTCGCTGCGGCGATGCCGGAATAGGCATTGCGCGCGACGGAGTTGATTCCCGATTGCAACTGGTCCACCCGTTGATCGGTATAGGCATTGGCCTGCGCAAGCCCGGTATTGAGCTGGTCGACGTTGACTGCGTCCGTCCCCTGCGTTCCCGCAGCGACATTCGCCACCTGCCGCGTATCGTTAAGTGAGCCGACGGATACCACGTTGCTTCGGCCTCCGTCCGTGCTGCCGGCCCCCAGCGCCACCGAGTTATTGCCACTCGCGGCTGCGCCGACACCCACCGCGGTCGCGCCGGTCGCGCTGGCTTGCGAACTGTTGCCGACCGCAGTGCTATTGGAGGCCGATGCCGACGCGCCTTGTCCACCCGCCGACGAATTCGATCCCGTGGAAGCCGGTGGCGTAGGCGTCCCGGGCGAGGAGGAGAAGCTGCCGCCGCTGTTGGTGGTCCGTTGGTTGATCAGCGTGGTCAACTGGGTGGACACCGCATCCAGCTGCGAGACGTTCACCGCATCAGTTCCAGCCTTGCCGGCGGCCACGCCGGTGATCTGCCGGTTGCCGATACTGACCTCGCCCACGGACGACTGCGGACTGCTCAACCCGTACGCGATGTAGTTGCTTAACGCGCCAACGGTGGTCACCGATCCTGCGCCCAGCGCGACACTGTTTGCCATTGACGCGTTTGCGCCTGAACCCATCGCGACCGCATCGATGGCGCTGCTTTGCGCCCCCGAGCCGATAGCAACGCCACCTGCATTCGCAGCCTTGGCGTTCGCTCCTTGGGCGATCGACTGGGCACCACTTGCGATGGCGCCACTGCCGAGCGCAAGCGCGTCGGCCTGGGCCGCGTTCGAGCTTTCGCCGATCGCGACGCCGCCGGGCGCCGTCGCATCGACTATGGCGCCGTTGCCGATACCCACGCCGTTGTTACCGTTGACCACCGTTGTCGGCCCGACCGCAATCGACTGCGCGCCGACCGCCAGCGAATCTGCCGCCGTCGAATTCGCGTGAAAGTACATCTGTCCGGTCACGGCGAACGATGACAGCGCACCGGCAAGCTGCCTGACGGTGACCGCGTCTTGTGCCTGCGTGCCGTCCGCGACGTTGGTCAACTGGCGATAGGTGTTGCCGGCTGCGCTGCCGAAAGACACTGCGCCGAGCAGCGTTTGATCCGACGTGTTGAAGGGAATCGCATGGGTGCCATTCGCAATGGAACCGATGCCCGACAGAACCACGCGATTGGACACCGAGCCGGAGCCGATAGCGACCCCGCCCGCCACCGAGGCACTAGATAGCGCGCCCAGCGCAAGCGCGTTGTCCGCCTGCGCGGCAGCCCCGTTGCCGCCGGCGAAGCTGCTCACGCCGCTTGCCGTCGCCCCCACCCCCGCCGCCAGCGCATTGGTGCCGGTGGCGCCATCGTTGTTGTAGTTGCCGCCCTGCGTGCCGCCATCGTTGACACTGTAATAGTGCGTCTTACTGGCCGTCACCACGCTGGCGAGGCTGTCGACCGCCTGATCCGTCGCGTACAGCTGCGAGCCGTTCACCGCGTCGGTACTGGTCGCGTTCACCCGGCCTGCCGCCACGTTGGTCACCGTGCGCTCGTTACCCGCATTGCCCACGCTCACCGTGCTCGTGGGGGCAGTACCGGCGTACGTGTAGGCCGTGCCGTTGATCGTGTCGCCGGTTGTTGCCACTGCCGCAGCCGTGGTCGAACCGCTGCCCAGCGCAACGGCATTGGCATGATTGGCCGTCGCGCCCTGACCCAGGGCCGTGCTGTTGGCGCCGGCCGCGCTGGCCGCCACGCCTGCCGCAAGCGCGTTGGTGCCGGTGGCGCCGTCGTTGGCGTAGTTGGCGCTCTGAGTACCGCCGTCATTGACGCTGAAGTAGTGCGTCTTGTTGGCGGTTACCGTCGTGGACAGACTGCTGACTGCCTGATCCGTCGCGTACAGCTGCGAGCCGTTCACCGCGTCGGTACTGGTCGCGCTTACCCGGCCTGCCGCCACGTTGGTCACCGTGCGCTCGTGACCCGCGCTGCCCACGCTCACCGTGCTCGTCGGAGCAGCACCGGCGTATGTATAAGCCGTACCGTTGATCGTGACTCCTGTCGTCACCACCGCTGCGGCCGTGGTCGAAGCGCTGCCCAGCGCCACGCTATTGGCGAACGTCGAGCTCGCGCCGGCACCGAGCGCTACAGCGTCCGTGGCGGTACTCTGCGCGCCTGAACCCAGAGCTACACCGCCCTGATTAGCGGCATTCGCGTTGGCGCCCTGCGCAATCGATTGCGCGCCGCTCGCGACCGCGCCGCTGCCGAGCGCCATTGCGTCGGCCGCGGCCGAATGCGATTGCTGGCCGATCGCGACGCCGCCGGGCGCCGTTGCATCGACCACCGCCCCGTTGCCGACACCGACGCCGTTGTCTCCGTTGACGACCGTCGTCGGTCCGACAGCGATCGACTCCGCGCCCACGGCGAGCGAATCGGCCGCTGTCGAATTCGCGTGAAAATAGTTCGTGCCCGTCACCGAGAACGATGACAATGCGCCAGCGAGTTGCCTGACGGTGACCGCGTCTTGCGCCTGAGTGCCGTCGGCGACGTTGGTCAACTGTCGGTAGGCGGTGCTGCTGCCGACGGACACTGCGCCCAGCAAGGTCTCGTCGGAGGTGTTGAACGGAATCGCGTGGGAACCGTTGGCGATCGATCCGACGCCGGGCAGAACGGTGCGATCCGAAACCGATCCCGACCCGATCGCCACGCCGCCGACGATCGAAGCAGTCGCCTGCAGGCCGAATGCGGTTGCGTTGTTCGCCAACGCCTGGGCGCCGTTGCCCAGTGCCGTACTGCTGCCCCCCGAAGCCAGAGCGCCGACGCCCGCAGCCAGCGCGTCGGAGCCGGTGGCGCCGTCGTTGGCGTAGTTGGCCCCCTGAGTGCCACCGTCGTTGACGCTGTAGTAGTGCGTCTTGTTGGCGGTGACCGTCGAGGACAGCGCGTCGACCGCCTGATCGGTCGCATACAACTGCGAGCCGTTCACCGCGTCGGTACTGCTCGAGCTCAACCGGCCCGCTGCAACATTCGTCACGGTGCGTTCTGCGCCCACCGTGCCAACGCTCACCGTACTCGCCGGCGTGGAGCCGGCAAACGTGTAGGCGGTGCCGTTGATCGTCGCGCCCGGCGTCCCCACCGGCGCGGCAGTCGTGCTTCCTGCACCCAGCGCCACCGCGCCGGCGTTGGTGACCGCGGCGCCGGAGCCGATCGCAACGCCTTGCGTCGCCGCGGCCGACACCCTTGCGGCGTCGCCGAACGCGACGGAACCGGCGTTGTTCGCTTGCGATGCGTTGCCCAGCGCGACGGCGCCCTGGCCGGTCGCCGCATTGGCATTGCCGAGCGCCACCGCGCCCTGGCCGTTGGACGTATTGTTCGCGCCCATGGTTATCGCACCGGTCCCGATCGCCGAGTTCGGATCGCCGATGGCGACCGCGCCGTTACCGTTGGCCGTATTGCCCACGCCGATCGACACGGCCTTGCCGCCTGTTGCGGTTGCCGTCTGACCAATCGCTATGGCGCCGGCCGTGTTCGCGGTTGCCCCGGTACCCTGCGCGATCGAATCGCCGCCCGTGGCCTGGGCGCCGTTGCCCAGGGCAATGTCGTTGGCCGTCGTCGGTGCGCCGTTCACGCCGGCCACCGCATTCAGACCCTGGGCTATCGAATCGTTGCCGAATGCGTTGGCGACCGGTCCCACCGCAATCGCGTCGGTGCCAGTGGGAACGCTGTCCGCCAACGCCGAATTAGTGTGGAAATATTTGATCCCGCCGCCATTGTTGATGTTGGAGATCGCCGTGGTATTGGCCGTTACCTGCTGGTTGGTGGCGAACAGTTGGGAGCCGTTCACCGCGTCCGTGCTCGTCGCGTTCAACGCGGCCGGCGCCATGTTGGTGATGGTCACCGGAGACCCGGCTCCCGCCCCGCCGATCGCACCGAGCGTGATCTTCGTACCGCCGGCCGCGTCGTACTTGACCGCGATATTGGCCGTGTTGTCGATATTCGTATTCAGCGCGCTCAACGCACCGGCAACCGTCGTCTGCGCCGTGGGTCCGCTTACGGCGCCGGTAGCGCTGACGCTGTCGACCGGCTGGCTAAAGCCGCTAAGATCGCCGGTCGCGGCGCTATAGCTGGCGCCGCCGCCCAACGTGCTCGCTGTCGACGCGCCGAGATTATCGACGCCAGTGACAACGGTATTCAGTTGCGAGCCGTTGATTGCATCCGTGCTGGCAGCCGAAATCACGCCCGCTGCCACGTTCTGCAATTGCCGCTCCTTCCCAGCGGAGCCAACCGACACAACGCCATTGGCCGCGCTCGCGATGCCGGCCGCCGTGCCGCCGTAAAGCGCAGTGGTGCCCGTATGTGGCGCTGCGGTTGTACTGCCCGCGCCCAACGCGACGTCGTTCGCGTTGCTGGCTGACGCGCCGGCACCCAGCGCAATCGCACGGGCCTGGTTGGCCACCGCCGAATCGCCGAGCGCCAGTGCGCTCGCGCCGTTCGCATTGCTCGCGTTGCCCAGCGCGAGCGCTCCCTGACCATTGGCAGTATTGCCGTTGCCCTGCGCTACCGCGCCATCGCCCGTGGCTGTATTGTTCGCACCCACGGCGACAGCGCCATTGCCGCTCGCGGAATTGGGATCGCCAATCGCGACCGCGCCGTTGCCGCTGGCGGTCTGGGCCTGACCGAGCGCCACTGCACCCGTGCCACTGAGTACCTGAGAGTTGTGGCCGCCGGCAAACGAACCCACGCCGGCTGCGGCAGCGACGGCGCTGCCGTCGCCGATGGCGACCGTGGAGGCGGCGAGCGCACTTGCGGCGTTGCCGATGGCGGAAGCATTGGCCGCGTTAGCCCTCGCGGAGGTACCCATGGCGAGGGCATCGGTGTTGGCCCCCGTCTGAGCCGAATCACCTATCGCAATGGACGAGGAGCCAGCCGAGCTCGCGCCAGAGCCAATCGCAATGGCGCGAATGCCCGACGCCGCGGCACCCGCCACCGTCGCTGGGACAGACGCGCCGCCTTGCGCAACGGTATCGGATGACCCCAACGCTATTGAATTAGCACCAGTGGCTTGTGAGCCGTTCATCATGCCGAGCGCGTTGAGCCCTGAGGCGGCGGCGCCCGCTCCCAGAGCCACGGCATTCTGTGCCGTGGCTCTGGACACTGTGCCGGCGGCCAGCGAGGACGGACCGGAAGCAGTGACGTCCGTGCCGACACCAATCGCACCCGCCGCCGTTGCGCCCGTGCCTGCGACAGAACGCGGTCCGAGATAAACGGCATTGAGTCCGCTCGCGATGGACTGAAAACCAACAGCGACAGCATGCGTCCCGGAGGCCGCGGCGGTATAGCCCACCCCGACCGCTGCAGGTCCGCTCGCCACGGCCTGGAAGCCAATCGCAGCGGCATAATCGGCGTTAGAGGTGACGTCAGTGCCAATGGCAATGGACGCCGTTCCGGTCGAACCGGTGCCCGCCACAGTGCGCGCGCCCAGATAAACGGCGTTCGCACCGGAGGCACTGGCCCCCGAGCCGACGGCTATACCGTTGGTCTGCGAACCGGTGGCTCCGCTGCCCAGCGCGACGGCGCCCGACGCGGCAGCGTTCGCGCTCGCACCCAGTGCAACGCCGTTATCGCCAGTTGCCTTCGCCAAGGGGCCGACGGCAGTCGACTGGTTGCCGCTCGAGACTGCGTCCACGCCAACACCGATGGCAGCCGAGCCGCTGGCGGTGACATCCGTGCCGATGCCAATCGCCGACTCCGCGGTCGCGCCCGTACCCGCAGCTGTGCGCGCGCCCACGTAAATGGCGTTGACACCGGCGGCAATGGCCTGAAAGCCGAAAGACAAGGCGTTAATTCCCGTACTGTTGGCGGCGTAGCCTACCGCGGTGGCTCCGCCGCCAGAGGCTGTGGACTGAAAGCCCACGCACGTGGTGCTGCCGCTATAGAAGTTGTAGGGCGCCGACGAGCAGCTCAGCTGCGCATGCGCCTGCGCGGCCCATCCCCCCAAACCCAATAGCAACAGTACGGTAAGCACTTGCGGACTGAAGCCGTGCGGCGCCGAAGCATCCTGCCCGCCGCCGGCCCCGTCGCATACGGAGACGGAGGCAGCCGCTCCTGACTTTCCCTTGCCGCGCGACGCGTCCAGCTCCGACGCGGCTACGAAGGCGCCTAACGCATTGTTCCAGATGGTCCGATATGCTTTGTTCATGTCGTTGCCTCACCATGTAATTGAAATTCGAAGTTCACAGACACAAGCGTTTGCATGCGTCAATTTTATTCAGGATGCCTATTTATTACCTCCAAACCGCCTCGTTGCGGCATGAGCAGCTTCAGCGTTGGAACAGCCGCCAACCGCTCTCACCCTCGGCGAATCAAGAATCCTGAGCGCGAGCGAATACCCACGCCTGCAATGCGATTCGCATAACTAAGTAATTAATGAGGGTTGGTCAGATAGCCAGTTATCGACGCGCTGGCTCCTGAGACGTTTGGCGGACGTCTGGCTTATGAAGGTCCGAAGGGGAGACGCAAAGGAAAGGGGACCGCGTGGCGGAGAGCCCATTGCCATCCAGACTGAAGTGATTTCTTCGCCAAGGCAGCGCCCGACTCTGTTCCGACTGGGATACTCATCGTTACTGCCCCCTCAGTAGTCTGTTGCAACGTTTCCCCGGCTCGTGGCATGGCAACTCGTCTCGCGCCAGGCTACACGCACCGTTTTTTCTTTCTCGCAACATCTTGAGCACTATGTGAGACGAAGGCCGTCGAACTATCGCATCGAATGCGGTGGCTCCTTTCATTAAGGCATGTAATGAAAAGAAAGATGAGTGCCCGCGGCAACTCTCTCACAGGTGTTTTCATTTGTCTACAGAAAGCCTTTGGCGAAATCCGGGTATTGTGGGATTTAACGATTAGATTCCATTAACTCTATTTTCGATTCCAGAAAGGGGGCAGGATTTCCTGACATCTCTTTCAGGATATCTGCAATTATTTCTCTATTTTTTCAAGTCAGCTTCGTGTAGCAATGCGCATTAAAAAATGCACGACAGTTAATGAGAAGGAAACAGAAATCCATTCGACAGGCGGGCCTGGCAGGCTCTTCTAATTCTTCTACGGCTGCCTGCTGCTGCAGCACAAAGGCGGCAGCAGCAGGACACAGTCAAGCTACTTACCAGCGGTAGCCAACGCCCGCGCCCGCGCCCACGGAACCGTGACCTGAAACGCCCGTCGTGACCGAACCTTTAACCATCCACTTCTGCGTCGCGACCGACAGCCCCACAGCCATCGCGGATTGTCCACCGTAGTTGCCGCCTGCGAGTGCTACAACCTTCTCACCCGGCAACACAGCTTGCGGCAAATTCGCCATGGCGATTGCGGACGCTGTACCAGCGCTCGCGTCACGACGATATTTCTGCATGTCATCGCGAACGCTGTCGATTGCACCATTCAGCTGTCGCACGTTGACTGCGTCAGTCGGAGCCGTACCGTCCGCAACGTTGGTAATCTGACGCTCAGCACCCGGCGCACCGACCGAAACCGTGTTGTCCCGGTCTGCGACTGAATTTGCACCCAGGGCAACCGAATTGTTCGCGCTGGCCTGGCTATTGGTGCCGATTGCAGTCGAATCCGTGCCTGTGACTTTGGAATTGGTGCCGATGGCGGTTGCACGTGCAGCCGTGGCCGTCGCGTTCGTGCCGATTGCCGTACCATCTTGACCCGAAACGTTCGCACCGTTGCCGACAGCGGTTCCGTTCGATACTGACACCACCGAATTTTTACCCACTGCAGTATCGGTACCGTCAGTGGTCGTGCCATTCGAGCCGGATGTCGAGATCTTGACGACGGTAGTGGTGATTGACGCCAGATTCGTCGATAGTGCCGAAACCTGCGATGCAATCGAGAAAAGCTGCGAGCCGTTCACCGCATCCGTGCTGGTGGCGCTGATTTGACCTGCGGCGACATTTTGCAACTGATGTTCCTGACCCACCGCGCCGATACTCACGACACCGGTCGGCGTTGCACCCGCGAAGCCACCAAAGGTGACGCCGTTCAGCGTGACGCTGCTTACGTTCGTTGCCGCGCGCGTAACCGCGCCGGAACCAAGCGCCGTCGATTCAGCGGTCGACGCCGCGGCTGCGTTACCGATCGCGATTGAATTTAAGCCCGTCGCCTGTGTGACAGTACCCAGCGCGATCGCATTGGCCGATGCGGCATTCGCCCCGAAACCCACCGCAACGGACGTGTTTGACGATGCGGTTGACGACTGACCAACTGCAATGGCCGATCCGCCGCTCGCCACACTGGCGTTACCAAGCGCCACCGCGCTACCGCCGCTCGCCTTTGCGGCAAGACCCACTGCCATTGCGCTATTGCCGCTTGCGTTCGACCCGGCTCCTACCGCTACGGAATTCACATCAACTGCCGAGGCATTCTCACCAATAGCGATTGCGTTCTGGGCAGTTGCCTGTGCGCGGGAAACGGCAACGCTACCGATCCCAGATGCAACGGAATCCACACCTATGGACGTAGCGTCAGCCGCGCTTGCGTTCGCCTGAAAACCCACCGCCGTTCCGCCAACGGCTGAACTATTGGTGCCGACCGCCGTTGAGAACTCCGCAGTAGTGTGTGCCAGCGCACCAATCGCCGTCGAGTTGAGATTCGCCGCGCTCGCCCCACCGCCGAAAGCTACTGCCTGATTGCCGGTCGCGACCGAATTTGAACCAACTGCCGTGGCATTCCTGCCGCTTGCCGTTACCGTATCCCCCAGAGCGGTTGCGGCTCCGCCATTAGCGGTGACATTGATCCCGACCGCCGTATTCTGGCTGGTGTTGCTCGCGTCACCAGCTACAGCGGGATTGGTCCCACCTGTACTCGCGGACGGAGCCGTAGCACCTCCTATCGTCGCAGTCGTCGCGCCGACCTCGCCGCCAACAGCCAGGTTATCTGCATGCGCATATCCCGCCGAGAGCGTGAGCACCGTCAGTACAGCGAGCGCGACTTTCGACCTCGGCGGACGACCAACCTGGCCCATTTCCGCTTGCCCTGCTTCGCCCTGCACACCGCACTGCGTCCCGGCTGCCGCGACCAGCGCGCCAACTCGACGATTCCAAACCAACTTATATCGGCTCTTGTTCATTACGTTCCGCTCTCACTTGTCTGATAGTCAATAAAAGGATTCATATCCGGTCTCCGTCACGCTCTACCGCCGGGATCACGCCGCTGATGCCTAGGCTTACGAATGTATTAATTCGAAACGTTGTGTAAGGCCGCGAAGAATTATGGGCAGCGTTATTGCGTCAATCGTTTTGCCGGAGGGACGAAATGCTTTGCCGGAGGGAAAATTCTTTTGCTATCCGTGCGGAAAGCGCTCGATTTAAATTGAATTAACAATCTGGTACGCTTCGCGGCATTAAGCTGACGGCCGACCTCCATGAGGCTCAAGCCGCGCAATCCGCCGCCGTTAATCAGAACGTCACCTGTCAGCTCCTCTCGCCCACACGATGTCGCCCCGAAACAGTGCCCTCACGGACGCCCACCTTCTTCTGGTGGACGACCAGCCAGACCAGCTTCGATTGCTAATTGATGTGCTGCGCAACGCTGGATGCCGGATCAGCGTCGGATTCGACGGGTCACAGGCTTATCAACGAGCCCTGGCGATTTCGCCCGACCTGATCCTGATGGACGTACGAATGCCCCGCATGGACGGATTCGCCGCCTGCCGGCTGCTTGCTGCGGACCCTCGCACCTCTGCGATTCCGGTCATATTCCTCACCGTGGCCAGAGACCTTCACGATCGGATCAACGGTCTGGAAATCGGGGGCGTGGACTACGTGCTGAAGCCTTTCGAGCCGGACGAGGTACTTGCACGGATTCGCGTTCACCTCGCCCGGACACGCGGCAACCGGTATGCCGATCAAGAAGGTTCCGTTGTGGACTTCACGGGCAGCAGCGTTATCGTTCGTGCGGCGGTTCGGCATCTATCGCAGCGGTTGAGTGACGCCCCGACGGTCGAACAACTCGCGCGCCTGGTCGGGACCAATGAAAAACGACTGTCGCGTGCGTTCAGGGACAACCTTGGCAAGACAGTATTCGAGTATCTCCGGGACGAGCGGCTGCGGATTGCACAAAAGCTGTTGAGCAGCACGTCATTGAGTATCGCCAGCATTGGCGAAGAGATTGGCTTTTCTAGTGCCGCCAATTTTGCTACGGCGTTTCGAGAACGATTCGGCATGCCCCCGTCGACCTATCGGGAGGAAATTCGCGGCAGGGATCTGGCCGACACCGCGGAATCCACCCTCGAGGCAGAGTGACGACGTCATGACTCCGACTCGGTGGCTTCGTTTACTGTTCTTGTGTCTGAGCTGGTGGATCACCCATTCGTTGGCCGCCGGTCTCGACCCCTCTGGGACGCGGACGCAGGAAGTTCCCACCCTGGACCAACTGCAGGTATTCGAAGACGTCTCGGGCAAGATGCGCCTGGACGATATCCTCACACTGTCGGCGGGACCCGCGCGAGGCTTCCGTCCCGTGCAGCGGAGTCGATCGACACCGGGTTTCACCCGCTCGGCATGGTGGCTGCGCATGTCGGTGAGCAACGGCGGCTCAACAGCCCTGCCGCTCGTGCTCGTGTTCCAGGACGCGCGCCTCCAGAATGTGGACTTTTACACCGGGTACAGCGGCCACTGGATACATGCC belongs to Paraburkholderia aromaticivorans and includes:
- a CDS encoding YadA family autotransporter adhesin, producing the protein MNKSRYKLVWNRRVGALVAAAGTQCGVQGEAGQAEMGQVGRPPRSKVALAVLTVLTLSAGYAHADNLAVGGEVGATTATIGGATAPSASTGGTNPAVAGDASNTSQNTAVGINVTANGGAATALGDTVTASGRNATAVGSNSVATGNQAVAFGGGASAANLNSTAIGALAHTTAEFSTAVGTNSSAVGGTAVGFQANASAADATSIGVDSVASGIGSVAVSRAQATAQNAIAIGENASAVDVNSVAVGAGSNASGNSAMAVGLAAKASGGSAVALGNASVASGGSAIAVGQSSTASSNTSVAVGFGANAASANAIALGTVTQATGLNSIAIGNAAAASTAESTALGSGAVTRAATNVSSVTLNGVTFGGFAGATPTGVVSIGAVGQEHQLQNVAAGQISATSTDAVNGSQLFSIASQVSALSTNLASITTTVVKISTSGSNGTTTDGTDTAVGKNSVVSVSNGTAVGNGANVSGQDGTAIGTNATATAARATAIGTNSKVTGTDSTAIGTNSQASANNSVALGANSVADRDNTVSVGAPGAERQITNVADGTAPTDAVNVRQLNGAIDSVRDDMQKYRRDASAGTASAIAMANLPQAVLPGEKVVALAGGNYGGQSAMAVGLSVATQKWMVKGSVTTGVSGHGSVGAGAGVGYRW
- a CDS encoding ESPR-type extended signal peptide-containing protein, which produces MNKAYRTIWNNALGAFVAASELDASRGKGKSGAAASVSVCDGAGGGQDASAPHGFSPQVLTVLLLLGLGGWAAQAHAQLSCSSAPYNFYSGSTTCVGFQSTASGGGATAVGYAANSTGINALSFGFQAIAAGVNAIYVGARTAAGTGATAESAIGIGTDVTASGSAAIGVGVDAVSSGNQSTAVGPLAKATGDNGVALGASANAAASGAVALGSGATGSQTNGIAVGSGASASGANAVYLGARTVAGTGSTGTASIAIGTDVTSNADYAAAIGFQAVASGPAAVGVGYTAAASGTHAVAVGFQSIASGLNAVYLGPRSVAGTGATAAGAIGVGTDVTASGPSSLAAGTVSRATAQNAVALGAGAAASGLNALGMMNGSQATGANSIALGSSDTVAQGGASVPATVAGAAASGIRAIAIGSGASSAGSSSIAIGDSAQTGANTDALAMGTSARANAANASAIGNAASALAASTVAIGDGSAVAAAAGVGSFAGGHNSQVLSGTGAVALGQAQTASGNGAVAIGDPNSASGNGAVAVGANNTATGDGAVAQGNGNTANGQGALALGNASNANGASALALGDSAVANQARAIALGAGASASNANDVALGAGSTTAAPHTGTTALYGGTAAGIASAANGVVSVGSAGKERQLQNVAAGVISAASTDAINGSQLNTVVTGVDNLGASTASTLGGGASYSAATGDLSGFSQPVDSVSATGAVSGPTAQTTVAGALSALNTNIDNTANIAVKYDAAGGTKITLGAIGGAGAGSPVTITNMAPAALNATSTDAVNGSQLFATNQQVTANTTAISNINNGGGIKYFHTNSALADSVPTGTDAIAVGPVANAFGNDSIAQGLNAVAGVNGAPTTANDIALGNGAQATGGDSIAQGTGATANTAGAIAIGQTATATGGKAVSIGVGNTANGNGAVAIGDPNSAIGTGAITMGANNTSNGQGAVALGNANAATGQGAVALGNASQANNAGSVAFGDAARVSAAATQGVAIGSGAAVTNAGAVALGAGSTTAAPVGTPGATINGTAYTFAGSTPASTVSVGTVGAERTVTNVAAGRLSSSSTDAVNGSQLYATDQAVDALSSTVTANKTHYYSVNDGGTQGANYANDGATGSDALAAGVGALASGGSSTALGNGAQALANNATAFGLQATASIVGGVAIGSGSVSDRTVLPGVGSIANGSHAIPFNTSDETLLGAVSVGSSTAYRQLTNVADGTQAQDAVTVRQLAGALSSFSVTGTNYFHANSTAADSLAVGAESIAVGPTTVVNGDNGVGVGNGAVVDATAPGGVAIGQQSHSAAADAMALGSGAVASGAQSIAQGANANAANQGGVALGSGAQSTATDAVALGAGASSTFANSVALGSASTTAAAVVTTGVTINGTAYTYAGAAPTSTVSVGSAGHERTVTNVAAGRVSATSTDAVNGSQLYATDQAVSSLSTTVTANKTHYFSVNDGGTQSANYANDGATGTNALAAGVAASAAGANSTALGQGATANHANAVALGSGSTTAAAVATTGDTINGTAYTYAGTAPTSTVSVGNAGNERTVTNVAAGRVNATSTDAVNGSQLYATDQAVDSLASVVTASKTHYYSVNDGGTQGGNYNNDGATGTNALAAGVGATASGVSSFAGGNGAAAQADNALALGALSSASVAGGVAIGSGSVSNRVVLSGIGSIANGTHAIPFNTSDQTLLGAVSFGSAAGNTYRQLTNVADGTQAQDAVTVRQLAGALSSFAVTGQMYFHANSTAADSLAVGAQSIAVGPTTVVNGNNGVGIGNGAIVDATAPGGVAIGESSNAAQADALALGSGAIASGAQSIAQGANAKAANAGGVAIGSGAQSSAIDAVAMGSGANASMANSVALGAGSVTTVGALSNYIAYGLSSPQSSVGEVSIGNRQITGVAAGKAGTDAVNVSQLDAVSTQLTTLINQRTTNSGGSFSSSPGTPTPPASTGSNSSAGGQGASASASNSTAVGNSSQASATGATAVGVGAAASGNNSVALGAGSTDGGRSNVVSVGSLNDTRQVANVAAGTQGTDAVNVDQLNTGLAQANAYTDQRVDQLQSGINSVARNAYSGIAAATALTMIPEVDKDKTLSFGIGTAGFRGYQAVALGGTARITENIKMKAGVGMSPGGTTFGMGAAMQW
- a CDS encoding OmpA family protein, whose protein sequence is MKWLSGWSLSLSVVLLVGCSSASGPTFNAYTVTAADGSRLHQVECHGILEGPATCMKVAQRICHGEPVRAVQRVGRLQPDNDEADVTRRLTFACGDPPDTPAAAASQPLVPVAQTVDQFVLQTDTLFAFGQSSLTSILPGGAVNLEQVVARIKQRTGVQFISVVGHTDRLGPDTVNQPLSLARAQTVREYMIKHGLDGEVIHATGVGSRDSTTQCPESESRAVIACLQPDRRVSIEVRAQ
- a CDS encoding response regulator transcription factor, whose protein sequence is MSPRNSALTDAHLLLVDDQPDQLRLLIDVLRNAGCRISVGFDGSQAYQRALAISPDLILMDVRMPRMDGFAACRLLAADPRTSAIPVIFLTVARDLHDRINGLEIGGVDYVLKPFEPDEVLARIRVHLARTRGNRYADQEGSVVDFTGSSVIVRAAVRHLSQRLSDAPTVEQLARLVGTNEKRLSRAFRDNLGKTVFEYLRDERLRIAQKLLSSTSLSIASIGEEIGFSSAANFATAFRERFGMPPSTYREEIRGRDLADTAESTLEAE